GGGTAGAACAGGAAAGATGTTTTGTTTTGAACATTACGGAATGTATCCAGATGCTTTTACTCTTGCCAAAGCACTTGGTTCCGGATTTCCCATTGGCGCTCTTGTCGTTGCGAAAGAATACGAAGGAGTTTTAGAACGAGGGATGCATGGTTCTACATTTGGCGGAAACCATTTGGCCTGTGTTGCTGCATTCGAAACATTCAAAATCATTTTATCACGTAACTTACTCGATCATGTCTCGACCATCTCAGAACAAATGTTTGCACGTTTGAAAACCATGATGGAATCAACTGGAAAAATCAAACAAGTCAGGGGACGTGGATTACACATCGGTGTGGAATTGTATTCCGAATCGAGACCTGTTGTGGAAGAATGTTTGAAACGAGGCCTTGTTGTGAATAGCACAGCAGGAAATGTTATTAGAATTATTCCTCCTCTCATCTTAAGCATCGAAAAAGCAACAGAAGGATTGGATATTTTAGAATCAGTATTAAAGGATATGAAATGAAAAAAGTAGCAGTACTTGCCGGTGACGGAATTGGACCAGAAGTAATGGATGTGGCCCTTTCTGTGGTCAAAAAAGCATTAGGAAACAAATCTTCCGAATTTACCTTCGAACATGCATTAGTTGGTGGTGCAGCCATTGATGCGACAGGATTTCCACTTCCTGAGGAAACTCTAAGACTATGTGAATCATCCAGTGCCATCTTTTTTGGTTCTGTCGGCGGACCAAAGTGGGAAACTCTTCCTCCAGAAAGACAACCGGAACGCGGTGCCCTCCTCCCACTTCGAAAACATTTTGATTTATTTGCTAACCTTCGTCCTGCGATCATCTACCCAGAATTAAAAAAAGCAAGTCCCATCCGTGGTGACATCATCGGTGATGGACTCGATATTTTAATCCTTAGGGAATTAACATCCGGAATTTATTTTGGAAAACCAAAAGGTAGAGAAGGCAGTGGACCTGAAGAATTTGCTTTCGACACCATGCGGTATTCTCGTCGCGAAATTGAAAGAATTGCACGCACAGCCTTTGATGCCGCGAGAAAACGAAACAAAAAAGTAACAAGTATTGATAAAGCAAATGTTCTCACCACATCCGTGTTGTGGAGAGAAGTGGTTGTAGCACTACATAAAGCAGAATACTCTGATTGCACTTTAGAACATCTCTATGTGGACAATGCTGCCATGCAGCTCATTGTAAAACCAAAACAATTTGATGTGATGCTCTGCGAAAATATGTTCGGTGATATTTTGTCAGACGAAGCATCCATCATTACTGGTTCCATAGGGATGTTACCTTCAGCTTCCCTTTCTGAATCAGGATTTGGACTCTACGAACCTTCCGGTGGATCCGCTCCAGACATTGCAGGAAAAGGGATTGCAAACCCCATCGCACAAATCCTATCAGGGGCACTCATGTTACGATACTCTTTTGGATTGGAAACAGAAGCAGTGGCAATTGAAAATGCCATTCGAACGGTTCTAAAGCAGGGATTTCGCACAAGAGATATCGCCGAAGAAGGCACATCTGTCCTCGGTACGAAAGAAATTGGTGTTGAAATCGAAAAGGCACTTGGATAAACTACGGAAGAACTATTATGCAAACAGGCATCGGACCGACAGGCAGACCTTACCAAATTCTCATTGCTGAGAATTCCAAATTCCAATCCAAACAACTCCAACAAATTTTGGAATCGGAAGGTTTCAAAATCATTGGAGTTGCCGAAACGGGAAAAGAACTTTTGCAAATGTACAAAGACAATCGCCAACAGATTGATCTTGTGACCATTGAGATTTTTCTTCCCGAGGTCGATGGTTATGCAGCTTTCTGGGATATGAAAGAAATGGGTGTTCTTCCTAGGATTCTGTTTATTTCCGAAGAAAACACACCTTCGGTCATCAAGGCACTTCTCGAAAACGGGGCAATGGATTATATTGTCAAACCGATCAAACGAGAAAAAATCCTAGAGAAAATCAAAGAAACTCTTCTTAAGATTCCCAAAGTATAAAATTTATATTCCTGCCTTCTTCTTTGGCTCTGTGGCTAAAGTAAAGAGGGCTCTGGAAAACATTCGTCCGCAAATTCTGTATCCCACCGATTTTATGAAAACGTCCTTTCACTCCGGCTTCAATCGCAAGTCCCACATCCAGTAAAAACTTTCCCTTTCCTTTCGCATGACAAACTTCCCTTCCTAATGGCATAAAAAAATGGGCAACATCCTCTTCAACTTCATAATCGGCACCTTGGATATAAGGCCCAATTTCTAAATAAAGTTCCTCTTCCTTCAAACCTAATTGCATGGCCTTCTCAATCATTCGTTCTGTAATGCCTAAACTAGATCCCTTCCAACCAGAATGGACTATGGCAACAAACGGTCGTTTGTTTGAATATAAGTAAACGGGAACACAGTCTGCTGTGCGAACTACAAGAATGGAATTCGGCAATTCCGTATACAACCCATCTCCCTCCCAATCCAATTCTGAATTTGTGCTAACCGGTCCTGGTAACACTTGGTGGAGGAGATCTCCGTGCACTTGGTTGAGTGTGAAAACGTTTGGTAGTGGAGAATCAAATTTTTCTTTCACCCAAACTTCCGTATATTCTTTCCAGGTTGTTGGATTTTTGGGATAAGAAGGAAATAATTTCTTCAAACCGTCTAAACTTTGTTTGCCGGCAGTACCAAACCGGATCTTTCCATATGAAAGGGAGATTTTTTTATTGAATTCCATTGGTCTCGACAAATGATCTCGGTTGTGTTTTGTCCCAATGATTCTCAAACATAAATCGATATAAATCAGAACAATTCCAATCACTACGTATACAAAGAGAATTCATTTTGGCAGGATCGTAGGATAAAAGATAAAACTTAATTGGTATAGACCTCCAAGTGTATTGTATATGCGGCAAATTTGTTCCATGAAGTCGATTGTCGAGTAAGATCTCAATTTTACGGTCGAGTAAATCTTTTAATTCTAATTCGCTTTCATGACCGATTCTTCCCCTTACGGCAATTTTCTTTTTGGCAAATTCTCTATCCGTCAAACCGGATTCCGCTTCAAATGCAAAGGAAGGTCTTAAATAAAAAATAAAATGAGCTTGGGCACCAAAAAAGGCAACACGAAAATCAGAAAGCGCCTTATTGTCATAACCAGAGGTGTTAATCAAGTGATCTTCATAAAACATTCGTTCTTCGACGATTCCATGCCAATCAGGAATCCTTGATCCTTTAATTTTTAAAGGATCCGTATACACAGCAGTGGATAAAATAAAAAGAAAAGCCACAAGGATTTGGTTTTTGGAATAAATAGATAGAAAGGAGGTTTTTTTTTTGGACTCAATTTGAGAATCCAAATCCCAATCATGAATTTGATGGAATGCCAAATAAGATATGTATGGTAAAATAGGAATCCAGAACCGAATCCCCATAAAATCCCCGCCAACATACAAAACATAAAATATGTATAAAAGAACTGAAGAAATGAGGAATCGATTTTTCTTTTGGTATTTCAATCGTTTGAAGGTTTGCACACCGAAAAGAACTAAGACAAAAAGGTAAAGAGGATAAGACTTTAAAAAATAAAAAAGATAATAGATCCCTTGCGAAAAGTAAGCTCCTTTATTTCCTTTTGCATAAAACGTATTTGGAAGGAGATCTCCATAATAAAAATACCGGAAACCTAAAAAACCAAGAAACAAAACACCGAATAATACCGGTATCCAACTTCTTTTTCGAAACATCCAATCAAGAGAAGCAATGAATAAAAAAAGTGCTCCTTCCGGACGAACTAGCGCAGCTAGTAAAAACAACAAAAAAAGTAAATTACTTTCTTTTTCCCATAAGAGGAGTCCAAAACAAACTAAAAAAGTAAAAAGGGAAGTTTCTAAACCTGACGTAGCAAAGATATGGAGGTGAAAGAATAAAGCCAAATGCACTAAAAGAAGAGGATAAATTTTACCAAAGGAAATTCGATTTTCCTCATAGAAAAAAACAATAAGCACCATCAAGTAAAAGAAACTACCCAAAACTAGAGAGAACCATTGTGGTTCTAATTTTAAAAAATAACCCATGGAAAGTAAAAGAGTCCAAAGGAAATTTGTATAACCTTCAACTCTTTCACCTAAATTGAAAACGAAACCTGAACCTTCGAATAAATTTCTAGCATAAACAAAACTAATATATGCATCATCGCAGATCCACTTCCACTTATAGGTTTGGTAAATGGCAAAGGAAAAAAAAATAACTGTTAATATATAAAAAGAAAGTAAGTTTCGTTTAAAAAATAACATGGATTAGTCCAGTTCAAAAGATTTGATAAATTCTTCAATGATTTGAATGTGATCCATCTCTGGGGTCGGATTTTCTTCGGAAGGTTCATACAAATAATCATCAAAGACGTGAAAATCAAAAATTTTTAATTCAAAGTCTGGTAAGGTGATGATGATGTTTTCAGCATGAATATCAAAAATCAATTTCTCTTCTTCTGCTAAAAATTTGGTCACTTCTATCACGCGATTAAAATCTACTGCAATTTTTTTTAGTTTTGCTTTTGAAATTACTCCAAAACGATGAGAGTCAAAATTCAATTTCCATTTCGGAAACAGTTTGTCCATAATTGGATTTTGGTCCAATTTTTCGTTTCGTATGGTGAATTCTTTTAGATGTTTTCCGGCAAGTAACGGTTGTTGATCACAAGGTGTGAGAGTGACATTGGGAATTCCAAAAGGATTGTTTCTGACTCGCATCCCCATAAAAAAACGTGTGGGAACCACTAGGTCAGGAATGAGAGACTTTAATTTCCAATAATGTAATCTCTCCAATCCCAAACGTTTGAATTTAAAATCAATTTCATCTTTTTTAGAATCACGGATTGTTTTGGCTTTTAAAAAATCCCTAAGTTCAATTTCCTCGGGTTTCAAAAAACGAGCAAGATCTCTCCCTACTTCTTTGAAAAGGGATCCAAATATTGCATCAGATGGTAACTTTGATTTTCCAATTTTCACCACTTGGTTCCAAGGAAGTTTATATACAAACTTATAAGAACCACGACCAATGTAGCCATCTTTTGACAATGGCATAAAGTTATCCAAAAATTCACGGTCATACCGGTATGTGATTCGAAAAACATGCGATACAGGAAAAAGTTTTTCATACAAATTACGAAAGAAACCGGACTTTCGTAAAACTTCATCTACAGGAAGGTCTTCAATGGGGATGGGGATTTCTTTTTTATCTGGATCGACAAACAACTCTTTGTCGAGACCTTTCTCAAGTAACTCCAAAAACTGAGGAATTTTTCCCCAGTTTGGATATTGGTTCCAGAGTTGTGTGATCCGATCGCGAATCCCTTTGATCGGGCCTTTTTTTTCAGACACGATTAGATTCTACTTCCAACGCACTACTGCTTCGTAATCTGTAAATTTTTCCTTACGGGAAACTGCTTCTGATAATTTTTTGTCTTTCTCTTCATCATACCACCAATAGTCAGAAGAAAAACTTTCATCTCCATACTTACCCAAAGGTAAATTGGGAACTCCATACTTTTGCCAGTATAACAGTCTTGTGCTCGGCAAATGCCATAACAAAACATAAGGATATTCTTTATAAACAATTCGATCGATCTGTTTTAAAATTTCATTTCGTTTCGAAACAGAAAATTCAGTTTTTTGTTTTTCGATGAGTTTGTCTACTTCAGGAATTTTTAATCCTGGTAGGTTTGGTTGTCCCTCTTCATCTGCATATTTTGAAAGCCATTGTGATTCTGGATCCTTAAACACACCCGATCCCCAAGCAGCCCAGGTCATATCAAAGTCGTATTTATCAACTCGTTCGCTCCAAGCAGCCAAATCTAAAGTGTCAATGGATGCACGAATACCAACTTCCTTTGCTTTCTCTAAAAATACGGTGAAGTACTTTTCTGTTTTTTTATCACGATCTAAAATAGAAAACTGGAATGGTTTTCCATCTTTTTCCAAGATCCCTTCTGCATTGGGTTTCCAACCAGCTTCTGCCAGAAGCTTTCTTGCCTTTTCGATATTGAATTCAGAAGGTTGGTTCGGATTTTTTTCACCGCCTAAATAAAAATCAGGATAATAACTATTAGTTGGATCATACTCACCATACGCAAGTTTGTCGATCATAAGTTTTCGATCCACAAGTAAATTCATGGCTTCTCTCACTCGTTTGTCAGAGAAAATGGATCGTCTTGAATTCATAGCCCAGCCTTGGAACCCAATTGGTTTTAAATTGAATATCCTTTGTTTTGCGATCCAATTTTTATCGAAAGAATCTCCCTTTGCCTCTTCCACCCAAACAAAAGCGGAATACACTGGATAGATATCAATATCTCCTTTTTTAAAGGCTTGGAGAGCAACAGCTTCTTCGTTATATACCTTATAAACAATTTGATCAAAGTTATTTCTTCCTGTATTAAAAGGATAAGCCCTTTGCCACCAGTCCCCTCTTCTTTCTAGTTTGATGTAACGATTCTTTTTCACTTCTGTGATTTTATAGGGACCAGACACAACTGGAAACTCCATATTTTCCTTATTAAAATCTTTTCCTTCAAAATGATGTTTGGGTAGGATAAATATAGACGATGCAATATCATTAAAATTATTCCAATGCACTTCCTTTGCTTCAAAAACAACTGTAAGATCATCTACCTTAACCGGTTTTAAAAATCTTGATAAGGAAACACGAAACACTGCTGTTCCATTTTTGGGATTCATGATAGTGTCATAAGTAAAGATGACATCATCACTAGTCACAGGTTTGCCATCAGACCAACGAGCGTTTGGATCTAAGTAGAAAGTAAATTTCTTTTTGTCAGGAGAGATTTTCCAATCCCTTGCTAAATGAGGAATGGTTTCCAAAGTCAGAGGGTGGTAACCCGTGAGCGGTTCATACAAACTTGTAAAGATCCGTGCAGTGGTTGTAAACTGATCTAAATAATAATTCAAAGATTTAGGGAACTGATGTGAATAAATTCGAATCCTTCCCCCTTTTTTGGCATTTGGATCTGCGACCGGATTTTTGATTCGAAGTGCATACGGAATGGAAGCCAGATCCCCTTCCCAAGGAAGATCATTTACCTTCGACAAGGATTCTTTTGTATCTTCTTCCGAACAATGGAGGAAAAAGCCCATTGACAAAAGTCCTGTCAAACCAACCAAAACTATCTTGCGTAAGGAGGAACTATACTTAAATATTTGAACTTTGTTATGAAACATCCCTTCCATCAAATCCATTTGTACGAGATAGGCTCAAGGCTTTTTTGTTCAAAAATGAAGGAACCTCTCGAATCAGCTCTTAGTTCCGAAAAAAATTCCCTTCCTTTACTTTGGGCCGATGAAATTTGGCTTATGGGTGTCTGGAAAAATAGCCCTAAGTCACAGTCCATTGCTCGTTCTATGCCGGAACTTCAACCAGGATTCCAAGCTACCAAACAACCACTGCTTCCAGAAGATGTTTATGGATCCCCATATTCTATTTTTTCTTACACTCCCGACCCTTTGGTTTCCGAGAATGACAACCTAACAAACGTATACAAACTCATTCAAAAGTGGAATAAAAAACTAATCTTAGACTTTGTGCCAAACCATATGGCAATTGATTCCCCAGTTGTAGATTCCAATCCCGATTTATTTTTGAAAGCAGATGAATCTGCTAAGCCAAAAAACTCATTCAGACATCCCAATGGAAATGTATACTTACATGGACGAGATCCCTATTTTGATGGATGGACGGATACCATCCAATGGGATTTTTCAAATCCGGATGTCGAAAAAAAACACATTCAAATTTTAAAAGGAATCGCTAAACAATGTGATGGTGTTCGTTGTGATATGGCAATGTTACTCCTGCCTGAAGTATTTGAAAAGACTCATGGGAAAACATCGGTATATGATTGGGAACGTGTCATAAATACAATCCGCGAAGACTTTCCTCATTTTAAATTTTATGCAGAAGTTTATTGGGGGATGGAAAATCGATTACTTGGCTTAGGATTTGATGCTACTTATGATAAATCTTTTTATGATGCATTGAAAGAAAACCACTTCTCTTTTGTTTCACAAAGTATAAGAGAAAATTCGAATAAATCAAAAATTCGTTTTTTAGAAAACCATGACGAAGAAAGAGCCAAACTCCAATTTGGTGAAAACTCAGAATCCTATTTTAGTCTCCTAGCTGCTTCAGAGTGTATTTTGTTGTTTCATGAAGGACAAGAACAGGGACTCACTCGAAAAATTCCTGTCCAAATGATTTTTACAGACGAAGAATTATCAAATCCTCATTCAGAAGAATTTTACAAACGAGCACTATTGACAATCACCAAAAGAAATGCGGATAGTATGTTTTTTTTGCCACATTACAACGAGTTTCATGATGTTTCTATATTTATGAGAGCGATCCAAACCGGAAATCATACAGAACTGATCTTATGGAATGAAACAAATTCGGAAGTATCAGGAAGAATCCCTTTCCAAGAAGGAATTCAATTCCAAACCGTTTTAACTGACCTTGTCTCAGGAATTGAATACCCACAAACAGAATCCGCGGAAGGGATATATTTCAAACTAAGACCAAACCAAGTGCAGTGGTTTATTTTTTAACCCTCTCTGCAAATACCACACCTTGAATCATTCTTAAGTTTTCCAATATTTCTTTGAGTTGGTCCAAATGGTCCACTTCTAACATAAATTTGGCGGTAAGCGTCCCGTTGGGATGGGAAGAAGCACCTGCTTCCAAAATATTTGTTTCTGTGCTTGAAATAGATTCCACCATAGATAAGTAGATCCCTTGTACATCTTTGGCACGCACTTCAATTTGGATTGGAATGGGTTCCCCTGGTCCTTCCCAACGAACAGGAATGGTTTTCATCCACTCGAGTTGTTTGGTTGCAGTTGTACAATCTTTTTTATGAACACTCACACCACGTCCTCTGGTAATAAAACCAATGATTTCATCACCGGGGATAGGAGTACAACAGGAAGCCACACGAACAGGCACATCGTTCCAACCCGCAACTGAAATTCCAAATTCTTTGGATTCTTCTTGGTGAGGATTTGTTTTATGTGGCTTCTTGATTTTTACTTTTTTAATTTCTTTGATTGTGTTTTCATCAATCGGAGGCGATTGCGTTTCCAAAACAGAACCAATGGTCTCTCTTTGTGAGTCTTCTTGTAATTTTCGAAAATAGGCACGTAACTTCTGGCGAGCGCCTGAAGTTTTAACAATCCGCAACCAAATAGGAGAAGGTTTGGAACTTTTTTCAGTAATGATCTCAACCTGGTCTCCAGACTTTAACTCCGTACGAAGTGTAACCATCCTTCCATTGACCTTTCCACCACGAGCATGCAACCCCACATCCGTATGGATTCGGAACGCATAGTCAAGAACCGTAGCTCCTTTTGGCATCTCAATGATCTCACCTTTAGGAGTGAAAACAAACACTTCATCTTCATGGAGGTCATATTGTAGTTCCTCCATAAATTCTTTGGAATCAAGGCTTGGATCTTGCCATGACTTTAAAATTTCCAACCACTTCATTCGGAAGGCATTTTCTACACCATTTTGCAAAATGACGGAAGTTTTAGAAAGGTTAGTTGATTCTTTATAAGCCCAATGGGCCGCTACCCCATTCTCTGCGATGGCATTCATGTCTTTGGTTCGAATCTGCACTTCCATCGGTCGACCGTCAGGCCCAAAAACAGTTGTATGTAATGACTGGTAAAGGTTGGTTTTAGGTGTGGCAATATAATCCTTAAACCTACCTGGGATGGGTGTCCAAAGAGTATGTACGATTCCCAGAACCCCATAACAATCCTTAATTTCGTTTGTGATGATTCTAACAGCTCGAAGGTCAAAAATTTCAGAAAATGATTTTTCCTTTGTGACCATCTTTCTGTAGATCGAATAAAAATGTTTGGCCCGACCATCAATCCGTGCATCAATACTTATTTCAGCTAATCTTTGTTTGAGTATGATTTTAATTTTTTCGATGTATTCATCACGTTCTGATTTTTTAGCTGAAACTCGTTTTTTAATTTCTTGGTATTCTTCTGGATGTAACGATTGAAAAGCCAAATCTTCTAATTCAAATTTAACTTTATAAACTCCCAATCGCCCCGCTATCGGTGCATACAAGGATAAAACTTCTTTTGCGATTCGTTTTTGTTTTTCTTCCGGTTGAAACTTTAATGTGCGAACGTTATGTGTTTTGTCAGCTAACTTAATCAACATCACTCGCACATCTTTGATGGTTGCAAGTAACATCTTACGAATATTTTCAGCCGCTTCCGTTTCCTTAGATTGAGATTTGATTTCCGAAATTTTGGTAACACCTTCCACAAGGGCGGCAATGTCTTCACCAAACTCACGTGCCATATCTTCTTTGCTGTAACTTGTATCTTCGACAACATCGTGCAAAAGCCCAGCAGCAATTGCCCTTTCGTCGAGGCCAAGTTCATCCAAAACAGAAGCAACATTCATCGGATGGATGATATAAGGTTCCCCTGAAAGGCGTTTTTGTCCTTCGTGCATTTTATCGGCAATACTGTATGCCTTTTGGATTAATGTGGCCTTTTCTGGCCCAAGTCTTTTCCCTACTGCGTCAAATAACTCCTGCTTATCTTTGATGTCTTGGTATAATCCCATTACTTAATGTCCAAACTTATATCTAAAAATTTTACTGTATGAGTTAAATAACCCATACTCACTCCAATATCTTTAAATTTAGATAGAAATTTTAATTTATTTGGAGTGATACCACCAGAACATTCTATACGAATTTTTTCAGAATTCGCTTTGATGAGTTCTATCGCTTTTTCAGTATCTGAATCAGAAAAATTATCTAACAAAATAATATCAGGATTTGAAGAGATAGCTTCATTCAGTTGTGATAGGCCATCTATTTCTAGTTCTATTTTTTTCCCTGGATTAGCATTTCGAACAATTTGTACAGCAGATTGGATGGATCCTGCTTTTGCTACATGGTTGTCTTTTAACATTGCCATCTCAGACAAATTTAAGCGGTGATTGGCTCCTCCACCTGTATAAACCGCATACTTAGCAAGTTTTCGATAACCCGGAAGGGTTTTTCTTGTATCTAAAATCAGAAGATCCGGGAATTCTCTTGTCACCTTACTCGCATTTGTTGCAATTCCAGAAAGGTATTGGATAAAGTTTAATAAAATTCTTTCCATTTTAAGCACATCTACTAGAGCACCTTCTAATATCCCGATGATGGTTCCTTTTGTTAATGTCGCTCCATCAGATAGGATGGGATTCCATCGCAAATTTGCCTTTGTCTTTCGAATGAGGCAAGGGATTACATGAAGCCCACACAAAACCCCTTCCTCTTTTGCAAGTAACTCCGCTGTGCAATTTTCAATCGAATCAAATAACGAATCGGTTGTGATATCCCCTGCAGGTAAGTCTTCCTCTAGGGCAAGTGTGACAAGTGCCTCAAAGTCTTTTTCTGAAATTTCTTTGACAGGTGTTGTGTATCCTCGAATCATATGGTCCTATTATTTAGACAAAAAAAAAGCTGCCCTTACGACAGCTTTTTTTCCTTTCACCTAAACCATGTTTATTGTTTAGGAGCTTTTCCAATTTTCCCTGTTTTAGGAGGGATGTTTAATTTTTGTTTTGGATAAATCAAGTTTTTGTTGCGAATCGATTTACGATTAGCTTCAAAAATTCTTGGCCAAAGTTTTGCATCACTATAGATGTCTTCTCTATCGGCAATTCTCCAAAGGCAATCAGTTGGGTTTGATTTTTCAACTGTGTAACGTTTCCAACCACCAGAAAGTTCTTCCACTTGTGAAGAAGTAACTTTGTCAGTTGTTTCTTCAGTCGTAGTTTTTGTAGTTGTATCGGTTTCAACAGTTTTACGATCTTTTTTCGCAACTGCATTTTTCCCTTTCAAAGTTTCTATTTGGTCAATGGAAATCTCTGCCAATCGAATGGCTTCTTCCGATTGAGAAATGGAATCATCAAACTTTTCTTGTTCTAAAAGATTTCCAGAAGCTTGGAGAGATTCGTTCGAAGCACCTAAGTTTTCTTGTGTGCTAGCATAGGATTCTTTTGCATTTGATTTGAGGTAGGTTTCTGCATTCAACTCACCAAAACGTGCATTGGCATCTTCGACCACTTCACGTGCTTGTAAGTTACGATTTTTTGCGTGGTCTTTGACTGCCGATGCAAGTAATGCTGCGGAAGCGAGACGTGCTGTTTTAATCTTTTCATCAGCAGTTTTCAAACGTCCAGCTTCAATGTCTTCTCGTGCAGATGCCACTCTCGCTTTTTCTTCGTCGATGGCAGGATTTCCACCTTTGGAATAAGTATAAGCTTTTTCTAATACTGCATCTACTTCGTCAGCAGATTGACGTACAGAACCTGATCTATCTAAAGCCACTTTTTTTGCGTTTTGGCTGATCTTTGCAGCTTCCACAAAATTGTTATGGGCTTCTTCATATTCTTGTAAGGCAACAGTACGTTTTAGTTCTTTTGCGGTTTCATCTTTGTCTTCACGTAAATAAGAGGCAAGGCTTGCATCAGCTTGTGCCAACTTAGATTCACCCACATCACGAGCACTCACTGCTTTTTTAAATTCTTCTGGAGTGTATTCGGAAGCATAGGCTTCATCTGCGGCATCAATGGCTGTCACTGCTTCTTCACGAGATTTGGCAGCAAGTTTTGGTAAAGTTTTTTCTAAGGCATCATACGCTTTAGAAATAGCGTAGTCTGCACTCTTTTTAGAATCGGAAGCTTTTTCCTCTGCAGCAAATTCATTGGCAGATACCAAACTTTTTTTTGCTTCTGAGTATTCTTCCGGAGCGTATTCTTCAGCGGAAAGTCTTTCTGCTCTTTCTACTTGCGACTTTGCGAGTGCTAATTCCTTAAGTGGTAGTTCTTGCGCACAATTAACTAATCCAATGGAAAACAATACCAAAACAGAGAGAAAGACGGCTGTCTTTTTCTTTCTTAACATAACAAACTCCTTAAATATTTCTTCGGGGGATTGTGTAAGAGAGAAGCGCAAAACACGCTTCCCCTATTACTTGAAAGCAGTGACGGCTTCGTCTTCGCTGTCGAAAATTTCAAAAAATGAAGTCAACTTTGTGAGTTCAAATACCTTACGAACAGAACCTGCTACGTTGATGATTTTTAGCCCACCTTGGTATTTCTTCAAGTTGGACAAACTTGAAATTAAAGCTCCAATTCCGGAAGAGTCGATGTAAGATACCTTCTCGAGATTGATGACGATGCAATATTTTTGTTCTTCGATCAATTTGGCAATTACATCCTTGATCTCAGGCGCGTTATAAAGGTCGATTTCCCCGT
This genomic stretch from Leptospira harrisiae harbors:
- the leuB gene encoding 3-isopropylmalate dehydrogenase, with product MKKVAVLAGDGIGPEVMDVALSVVKKALGNKSSEFTFEHALVGGAAIDATGFPLPEETLRLCESSSAIFFGSVGGPKWETLPPERQPERGALLPLRKHFDLFANLRPAIIYPELKKASPIRGDIIGDGLDILILRELTSGIYFGKPKGREGSGPEEFAFDTMRYSRREIERIARTAFDAARKRNKKVTSIDKANVLTTSVLWREVVVALHKAEYSDCTLEHLYVDNAAMQLIVKPKQFDVMLCENMFGDILSDEASIITGSIGMLPSASLSESGFGLYEPSGGSAPDIAGKGIANPIAQILSGALMLRYSFGLETEAVAIENAIRTVLKQGFRTRDIAEEGTSVLGTKEIGVEIEKALG
- a CDS encoding response regulator; translated protein: MQTGIGPTGRPYQILIAENSKFQSKQLQQILESEGFKIIGVAETGKELLQMYKDNRQQIDLVTIEIFLPEVDGYAAFWDMKEMGVLPRILFISEENTPSVIKALLENGAMDYIVKPIKREKILEKIKETLLKIPKV
- a CDS encoding polyphenol oxidase family protein; this encodes MEFNKKISLSYGKIRFGTAGKQSLDGLKKLFPSYPKNPTTWKEYTEVWVKEKFDSPLPNVFTLNQVHGDLLHQVLPGPVSTNSELDWEGDGLYTELPNSILVVRTADCVPVYLYSNKRPFVAIVHSGWKGSSLGITERMIEKAMQLGLKEEELYLEIGPYIQGADYEVEEDVAHFFMPLGREVCHAKGKGKFLLDVGLAIEAGVKGRFHKIGGIQNLRTNVFQSPLYFSHRAKEEGRNINFILWES
- a CDS encoding extracellular solute-binding protein → MFHNKVQIFKYSSSLRKIVLVGLTGLLSMGFFLHCSEEDTKESLSKVNDLPWEGDLASIPYALRIKNPVADPNAKKGGRIRIYSHQFPKSLNYYLDQFTTTARIFTSLYEPLTGYHPLTLETIPHLARDWKISPDKKKFTFYLDPNARWSDGKPVTSDDVIFTYDTIMNPKNGTAVFRVSLSRFLKPVKVDDLTVVFEAKEVHWNNFNDIASSIFILPKHHFEGKDFNKENMEFPVVSGPYKITEVKKNRYIKLERRGDWWQRAYPFNTGRNNFDQIVYKVYNEEAVALQAFKKGDIDIYPVYSAFVWVEEAKGDSFDKNWIAKQRIFNLKPIGFQGWAMNSRRSIFSDKRVREAMNLLVDRKLMIDKLAYGEYDPTNSYYPDFYLGGEKNPNQPSEFNIEKARKLLAEAGWKPNAEGILEKDGKPFQFSILDRDKKTEKYFTVFLEKAKEVGIRASIDTLDLAAWSERVDKYDFDMTWAAWGSGVFKDPESQWLSKYADEEGQPNLPGLKIPEVDKLIEKQKTEFSVSKRNEILKQIDRIVYKEYPYVLLWHLPSTRLLYWQKYGVPNLPLGKYGDESFSSDYWWYDEEKDKKLSEAVSRKEKFTDYEAVVRWK
- a CDS encoding alpha-amylase, whose protein sequence is MKEPLESALSSEKNSLPLLWADEIWLMGVWKNSPKSQSIARSMPELQPGFQATKQPLLPEDVYGSPYSIFSYTPDPLVSENDNLTNVYKLIQKWNKKLILDFVPNHMAIDSPVVDSNPDLFLKADESAKPKNSFRHPNGNVYLHGRDPYFDGWTDTIQWDFSNPDVEKKHIQILKGIAKQCDGVRCDMAMLLLPEVFEKTHGKTSVYDWERVINTIREDFPHFKFYAEVYWGMENRLLGLGFDATYDKSFYDALKENHFSFVSQSIRENSNKSKIRFLENHDEERAKLQFGENSESYFSLLAASECILLFHEGQEQGLTRKIPVQMIFTDEELSNPHSEEFYKRALLTITKRNADSMFFLPHYNEFHDVSIFMRAIQTGNHTELILWNETNSEVSGRIPFQEGIQFQTVLTDLVSGIEYPQTESAEGIYFKLRPNQVQWFIF
- a CDS encoding RelA/SpoT family protein, with protein sequence MGLYQDIKDKQELFDAVGKRLGPEKATLIQKAYSIADKMHEGQKRLSGEPYIIHPMNVASVLDELGLDERAIAAGLLHDVVEDTSYSKEDMAREFGEDIAALVEGVTKISEIKSQSKETEAAENIRKMLLATIKDVRVMLIKLADKTHNVRTLKFQPEEKQKRIAKEVLSLYAPIAGRLGVYKVKFELEDLAFQSLHPEEYQEIKKRVSAKKSERDEYIEKIKIILKQRLAEISIDARIDGRAKHFYSIYRKMVTKEKSFSEIFDLRAVRIITNEIKDCYGVLGIVHTLWTPIPGRFKDYIATPKTNLYQSLHTTVFGPDGRPMEVQIRTKDMNAIAENGVAAHWAYKESTNLSKTSVILQNGVENAFRMKWLEILKSWQDPSLDSKEFMEELQYDLHEDEVFVFTPKGEIIEMPKGATVLDYAFRIHTDVGLHARGGKVNGRMVTLRTELKSGDQVEIITEKSSKPSPIWLRIVKTSGARQKLRAYFRKLQEDSQRETIGSVLETQSPPIDENTIKEIKKVKIKKPHKTNPHQEESKEFGISVAGWNDVPVRVASCCTPIPGDEIIGFITRGRGVSVHKKDCTTATKQLEWMKTIPVRWEGPGEPIPIQIEVRAKDVQGIYLSMVESISSTETNILEAGASSHPNGTLTAKFMLEVDHLDQLKEILENLRMIQGVVFAERVKK